The following are encoded in a window of Rosa chinensis cultivar Old Blush chromosome 4, RchiOBHm-V2, whole genome shotgun sequence genomic DNA:
- the LOC112200509 gene encoding uncharacterized protein LOC112200509 → MGKLLCDSTTVAETFQTSSPTVAWRDPPAKSAPLQEEEDLIEAVDLVVDQSTADDAWGAVVGLEEQQRRHLQRLHAKGVLWKHPEAEDGDSSVVFRLSHGGEVSSDGNCLFTASHKAMKAAREVDARELRRRTVRRFLEDYGSASAEERNVINDVIRHLYAPDLRAGWGIHVIQEVKLLAKKDERVRLDSAIEELLQLGMQRELAAESIYKERCISVSDGPSWAKYMLISGSLDDEYDIITLQYTEEGLLTVDENREGHAAAFGDDIAIECLATEFKREIYVVQAHGSDAMVDEENCVFFLPHRPRTRICEPPFFLFMKGTGWCGAGADHYEPLIAHPLSFVSQEKVAMVL, encoded by the exons ATGGGGAAACTACTATGTGATTCCACCACGGTTGCCGAGACATTCCAGACCTCCTCGCCCACCGTCGCCTGGCGGGACCCGCCGGCCAAGTCGGCCCCGCTTCAGGAGGAGGAAGACCTGATCGAGGCCGTCGATCTCGTTGTTGACCAGTCAACGGCCGACGACGCCTGGGGTGCTGTCGTGGGCCTGGAGGAGCAGCAGCGGCGGCATCTCCAGCGGCTTCACGCCAAGGGCGTTCTCTGGAAGCATCCTGAGGCGGAGGACGGCGACTCCTCGGTCGTCTTCAGACTGTCGCACGGCGGAGAGGTGTCGTCCGACGGTAACTGCCTGTTCACGGCGTCGCACAAGGCGATGAAGGCGGCGCGTGAGGTCGACGCGCGGGAGCTGAGGAGGCGGACGGTGCGGAGGTTCTTGGAGGACTATGGATCTGCGAGCGCGGAGGAGAGGAACGTCATAAACGACGTCATTCGGCATCTCTACGCGCCTGATCTGAGGGCCGGGTGGGGGATACACGTCATTCAGGAGGTCAAACTTCTAGCTAAGAAGGACGAGCGCGTGCGTCTGGACTCCGCCATTGAAGAGCTTCTTCAGCTCGGAATGCAGAG GGAGCTGGCGGCAGAGTCTATTTACAAAGAGAGATGTATCTCAGTGAGTGATGGACCGAGTTGGGCCAAATACATGTTGATCTCTGGTTCCCTGGATGATGAATATGATATCATCACGTTGCAATACACGGAGGAAGGCTTATTAACAGTCGATGAAAATAGAGAAGGTCATGCCGCGGCTTTTGGAGATGATATAGCAATCGAGTGTCTTGCAACAGAGTTTAAGCGAGAGATATATGTG GTTCAAGCACATGGATCAGATGCTATGGTCGATGAGGAAAATTGTGTTTTCTTCCTTCCACACCGACCAAGGACTCGGATTTGTGAACCacccttctttcttttcatgaaAGGAACAG GTTGGTGTGGTGCTGGTGCTGATCACTATGAACCCCTGATTGCCCATCCCTTGTCCTTTGTTTCCCAGGAGAAGGTGGCTATGGTTCTCTGA